In Chryseobacterium turcicum, a single window of DNA contains:
- a CDS encoding serine hydrolase domain-containing protein translates to MKTSFTFLAVALLICNFTFGQDFTKKIDSIIKDNYLKNPDVGISVGFINNDKEFYTSYGKLSKESTRDVDKNSIFEIASITKILTGNMIAQAAIEKKLNVDDYIDSYLPKQYILQKNLQHKIKISDLASHQSGLPDVDFQKLIEVNAQQPVSSVTEQSLETMINSCTDLIDYGKFRYSTINFTLLGQILEKIYGKSYDDIIKEKILKSAKMNQTLTKDFNVKNITTGYNPEGGAQEFFLWNVTAPAGLIKSNTSDMVKYLKALLNKGNSISDAALIMEKIYYKDAKREMGLGLNINTEDQDTIYLKSGDSMGQSSIICYNRTKNWGIVILLNKRDSKMRQNLLNTIYDNVLK, encoded by the coding sequence ATGAAAACTTCATTCACCTTTTTAGCCGTAGCATTATTAATCTGCAACTTTACTTTTGGACAAGATTTCACGAAAAAAATCGATTCAATTATTAAAGACAATTACCTAAAAAATCCTGACGTGGGTATTAGCGTTGGTTTCATTAATAATGACAAAGAATTTTACACATCGTATGGCAAACTGAGTAAGGAAAGCACAAGAGATGTCGATAAAAATTCGATTTTCGAAATTGCTTCTATTACCAAAATATTAACTGGAAATATGATTGCTCAAGCAGCTATTGAAAAGAAACTGAACGTAGATGACTACATCGATAGCTATCTGCCAAAACAATATATTTTACAGAAAAACCTTCAACATAAAATCAAAATATCTGATTTAGCATCACATCAATCGGGTTTACCAGATGTCGATTTTCAAAAGTTAATTGAAGTTAATGCACAACAACCCGTAAGCAGCGTTACAGAACAATCATTAGAAACAATGATTAACAGCTGTACAGACTTAATCGATTATGGAAAATTCAGATATTCTACCATCAACTTTACTTTGCTTGGGCAAATTCTGGAGAAAATATATGGTAAAAGTTATGACGACATCATCAAAGAAAAAATATTGAAGTCTGCAAAAATGAACCAGACTTTAACCAAAGATTTCAACGTGAAAAATATTACAACAGGCTACAATCCTGAAGGAGGCGCTCAAGAATTTTTCTTATGGAATGTTACGGCTCCTGCAGGATTAATAAAATCTAATACTTCTGACATGGTTAAATACCTAAAAGCCCTTTTAAATAAAGGAAACTCAATATCTGACGCTGCATTAATCATGGAAAAAATATATTACAAAGATGCAAAACGAGAAATGGGATTAGGTTTAAACATCAACACCGAAGACCAAGACACCATTTATCTAAAATCCGGAGATTCTATGGGACAATCATCAATCATCTGTTACAACAGAACTAAAAACTGGGGAATTGTCATCCTTTTAAATAAAAGAGACTCGAAGATGAGACAAAACCTGTTGAATACAATTTATGATAATGTATTGAAATAA
- a CDS encoding DUF4956 domain-containing protein, with translation MELQELFERLAILCISIFTLYYFSNKNRNIRLHPLLGLISVCTFFMCLVFTKAEYSLGVGFGLFAIFSILRFRTETFTIQTIVFLFVSITLSLLDGLLPIKNLEILLGINISIVVIYLVLNYFEKKSPIVSEKNSIEVISSLDFLQLEEAERKRVLTEKTKLKNFSYNIKSINLNDNIVILKLSH, from the coding sequence TTGGAACTACAGGAACTTTTTGAACGTTTAGCGATACTTTGTATATCGATTTTCACTCTTTATTATTTTTCAAACAAAAACAGAAATATCAGATTGCATCCTCTTTTAGGGTTAATTAGCGTCTGTACTTTTTTTATGTGTCTCGTTTTTACGAAAGCAGAATACAGCCTTGGTGTGGGTTTTGGACTTTTTGCCATCTTTTCTATTCTACGTTTCAGAACCGAAACTTTTACCATTCAGACAATTGTTTTTCTATTTGTTTCCATCACACTTTCCCTCTTAGATGGACTTTTGCCTATTAAAAATCTTGAAATTCTTTTAGGAATCAACATTTCTATTGTGGTTATTTATTTAGTTTTAAATTATTTCGAAAAAAAATCGCCTATCGTTTCAGAGAAGAATTCGATTGAAGTTATCTCTTCTTTAGATTTTCTTCAGTTAGAAGAAGCAGAGCGCAAAAGAGTTTTAACTGAAAAAACAAAACTAAAAAACTTCAGCTACAATATTAAAAGTATTAATTTGAATGATAATATTGTGATTTTAAAACTTTCGCATTAA
- a CDS encoding sigma 54-interacting transcriptional regulator encodes MKNDTTFKELKNSGYTDKTISQEIQANLIAKIKAKEAVFEGLWGYEDTVIPQLKKAILAGHHINLLGLRGQAKTRIARSMVSLLDEYMPIVKGSEINDSPFQPISKYARDLIAELGDETPISWIHRSERFFEKLATPDVNVADLIGDIDPIKAATLKLPYSDERVLHYGMIPRANRSIFVLNELPDLQARIQVSLFNILQEGDIQIRGFQLRMPLDIQFVFTANPEDYTNRGSIVTPLKDRIGSQIFTHYPKTIALAKQITEQEALISENDKAQIQIPDLAKNLLEEVAFAARDSEYVDAKSGVSARLTISAMENLVAAAKLRLIETEAEKTYVRLLDFMSIIPSITGKIELVYEGEQEGADYVAKILIDKAVMVQFESIFPRISKLEKEGIKTPYTDLIKWFNKNQLELNYADTDDEFYTKLNKVTPLTNLVEENTSELNEEDKNFCKELVLWALTISKKLDKSENSATYTFDSADVRQLFRN; translated from the coding sequence ATGAAAAACGATACAACATTCAAAGAATTAAAAAATTCGGGATATACAGATAAAACCATCAGTCAGGAAATTCAGGCTAATTTAATTGCAAAAATTAAAGCAAAAGAAGCTGTATTTGAAGGGTTGTGGGGTTATGAAGACACTGTAATTCCGCAACTAAAAAAAGCGATTTTGGCGGGTCACCATATCAATCTTTTAGGTTTACGTGGACAGGCGAAAACTCGAATTGCAAGAAGTATGGTGAGTCTTTTAGACGAATATATGCCGATTGTAAAAGGTTCTGAAATTAATGACAGTCCGTTTCAACCGATTTCAAAATATGCAAGAGATTTGATTGCAGAACTCGGTGATGAGACTCCAATTTCCTGGATTCACCGCTCAGAAAGATTTTTTGAAAAACTAGCAACGCCCGATGTGAATGTTGCGGATTTAATTGGAGATATTGACCCTATTAAAGCAGCAACTTTAAAATTACCTTATTCTGACGAAAGAGTTTTGCATTATGGAATGATTCCAAGAGCTAACCGTTCGATTTTTGTATTGAATGAATTGCCTGATTTACAAGCGAGAATTCAGGTTTCTTTGTTTAATATTTTGCAGGAAGGCGATATTCAGATTCGTGGGTTTCAGTTGAGAATGCCTTTGGATATTCAGTTTGTGTTTACCGCAAACCCTGAAGATTACACCAACAGAGGAAGTATCGTTACGCCTTTAAAAGACAGAATCGGGTCACAGATTTTCACGCATTATCCGAAAACGATTGCATTGGCAAAACAAATTACCGAGCAGGAAGCTTTAATTTCTGAAAATGATAAAGCGCAAATACAAATTCCTGATTTAGCTAAAAATCTTTTGGAAGAAGTTGCTTTTGCAGCCCGTGACAGCGAATATGTTGATGCAAAAAGTGGCGTAAGTGCAAGATTAACCATCAGTGCCATGGAAAATCTGGTTGCTGCTGCAAAACTACGTCTGATAGAAACCGAAGCTGAAAAAACATACGTCCGATTATTAGATTTTATGTCGATTATTCCGTCAATTACCGGAAAAATTGAGTTGGTTTACGAAGGCGAACAGGAAGGTGCAGATTACGTAGCGAAAATTTTAATTGATAAAGCCGTAATGGTACAATTTGAAAGTATTTTTCCACGAATTTCTAAACTGGAAAAAGAAGGTATCAAAACTCCATACACCGATTTAATCAAATGGTTCAACAAAAATCAATTGGAATTAAATTATGCCGATACAGATGATGAATTTTACACAAAACTGAATAAAGTTACTCCTTTAACGAATCTTGTGGAAGAAAACACTTCAGAATTAAACGAGGAAGATAAAAACTTTTGTAAAGAATTAGTTCTTTGGGCTTTAACCATTAGCAAAAAATTAGACAAATCAGAAAACAGTGCAACTTATACTTTTGATTCTGCAGATGTAAGACAGTTATTTAGAAATTAA
- a CDS encoding vWA domain-containing protein, with amino-acid sequence MTNKDFNFHQGFTFSKHIPEEISHFDRVFDVFKDLLTHTSGDIEEAFEWLDMLDKEYDIFTDEYTLEDFEEDLRKRGYIKKEDDSEDGNSGTGKGKNILTAKLEAALREYALDQIFGKLKKSGIGNHRTNKSGVGDERDGENRNFQYGDDLSTVNMTESLKNAQINNGISDLRMTEDDLIVEETKHKAQMSTVLMIDISHSMILYGEDRITPAKKVAMALVELIKRKYPKDSIDIIVFGNEAWPIKIKDLPYLQVGPYHTNTVAGLELAMDILRRKRNTNKQIFMITDGKPSCLKLPTGEYYMNSVGLDQKIVTECLNKAAQARKLKIPITTFMIAQDPYLRQFVNAFTAQNKGKAFLTGLSGLGQMIFEDYEKNRIKRI; translated from the coding sequence ATGACAAATAAAGATTTTAATTTTCATCAAGGCTTTACTTTCAGCAAACATATTCCCGAAGAAATTTCGCATTTTGACAGGGTTTTCGATGTCTTCAAAGACCTTTTAACGCATACTTCAGGGGATATTGAGGAAGCTTTTGAGTGGCTCGATATGCTCGATAAAGAATACGATATTTTCACTGATGAATATACGCTTGAAGATTTTGAAGAAGACTTAAGAAAACGTGGCTACATCAAAAAAGAAGATGATTCTGAAGATGGAAATTCTGGAACGGGAAAAGGCAAAAACATCCTGACTGCAAAACTGGAAGCAGCGCTCCGTGAATATGCTTTAGACCAAATCTTCGGAAAGCTGAAAAAAAGCGGCATTGGAAATCACAGAACCAATAAATCAGGAGTTGGCGATGAACGCGACGGCGAAAACCGAAATTTCCAATATGGCGATGATTTATCAACGGTAAATATGACCGAAAGTCTGAAGAACGCCCAAATCAACAACGGGATTTCTGACCTTAGAATGACCGAAGATGACCTCATCGTAGAGGAAACCAAACACAAAGCTCAGATGAGTACGGTTTTGATGATTGATATCAGTCACTCAATGATTTTGTATGGCGAAGACCGAATTACGCCCGCTAAAAAAGTAGCAATGGCTTTGGTAGAATTAATTAAACGAAAATATCCAAAAGATTCCATCGATATTATTGTGTTTGGAAATGAAGCGTGGCCGATTAAAATTAAAGATTTGCCTTATCTACAAGTCGGACCTTATCATACGAATACGGTTGCTGGATTGGAATTGGCGATGGATATTCTTCGCAGAAAAAGAAATACCAACAAGCAGATTTTTATGATTACCGACGGAAAGCCAAGTTGCCTGAAACTTCCAACCGGTGAATATTATATGAACAGTGTAGGTCTTGACCAGAAAATTGTCACCGAATGTCTCAATAAAGCGGCACAAGCCAGAAAATTGAAAATCCCAATCACAACTTTTATGATTGCCCAAGACCCTTATCTTCGTCAGTTTGTGAATGCATTTACCGCTCAAAATAAAGGAAAGGCATTTCTGACCGGACTTTCAGGTTTGGGACAGATGATTTTTGAGGATTATGAGAAGAATAGAATTAAAAGGATTTAG
- a CDS encoding PEP/pyruvate-binding domain-containing protein has protein sequence MKNILAFLFLTFSIFAYSQDNYVHSITKKQQFLNLAGKPLTDKFTNMKSVKVVYDYNAKKMYFFNSTKYTYHYDFCVQVLGYNHENGDFNKESYNPTNKRAYLLANINYLADSDDWVMELAASDEMNAGLINFFFKEVNKNVFFKDKLKFYLNSPHVIGLNSKNQLKIPTVFSDFIFKRITEQSIENTSSIGILKKYDLQKKEDFNPKSDEIIIINTTPEFIPTVKGIIITELQTPLSHLVLLAKNRNIPVYVDTKIWEKESVNNLLGKKVELITKENSYSLKASQKPILAKKALKEIVLKRDLSVTDLVDLETVTPMNIVHSIGSKATNLGLLKQIQKEMKSYKTPEYAFAIPFYYFDQHIKDNHFQEKINALYAIPKDSVKLLDRELKAFRKTVKNSKVNPDLLKKIEEKLNAQNDFKNFRFRSSTNAEDMEGFNGAGLYDSKTAIIGDADKTIEKAILEVWSSFWNFRAFQERDLFGINHESCAMGVLVHRSFPDEKANGVLVTRNLYRNQYAGITVNVQLGEESVVKPEPGVTCDEFYCHNFNYLGSLVVDYRSTSSLNSGKPILTEAEIKKLFDISPVLERKMYLLWQKRKMVKKSYPLDIEFKYLGNEKQLYIKQARAYMD, from the coding sequence ATGAAAAATATTTTAGCATTCTTATTTCTCACTTTTTCAATTTTCGCATATTCGCAGGACAATTATGTTCATTCAATCACTAAAAAACAGCAGTTTCTAAATCTTGCTGGAAAACCGTTGACCGATAAGTTTACCAATATGAAATCGGTAAAAGTAGTTTACGATTACAATGCGAAAAAAATGTATTTCTTTAACAGTACAAAGTATACTTATCATTATGATTTTTGTGTGCAGGTTTTAGGCTATAATCATGAAAACGGAGATTTCAATAAAGAATCTTATAACCCAACCAATAAAAGAGCGTATCTTCTTGCCAATATCAATTATCTCGCAGATTCTGATGATTGGGTAATGGAACTGGCTGCTTCAGACGAAATGAATGCAGGTCTTATCAATTTCTTTTTTAAGGAAGTTAATAAAAATGTGTTTTTCAAAGATAAACTGAAGTTTTATCTGAATTCTCCACATGTAATAGGTTTGAATTCTAAGAATCAGCTGAAAATTCCAACGGTTTTCTCAGATTTTATTTTTAAAAGAATTACAGAACAGTCGATTGAAAATACTTCTAGTATTGGCATTCTAAAGAAGTACGATTTGCAGAAAAAGGAAGATTTTAATCCTAAATCAGATGAGATTATTATCATCAATACCACTCCGGAGTTTATTCCTACCGTAAAAGGAATTATCATTACAGAACTTCAAACACCTTTAAGTCATTTGGTTTTATTGGCAAAAAATAGAAATATTCCCGTGTATGTAGATACAAAAATTTGGGAAAAGGAATCTGTAAATAATCTTTTAGGGAAGAAAGTAGAATTAATTACCAAGGAAAATTCATATTCATTAAAGGCTTCACAAAAACCAATTTTGGCTAAAAAAGCATTGAAAGAAATTGTTCTAAAAAGAGATTTATCAGTAACAGATTTAGTCGATTTAGAAACGGTAACTCCTATGAATATTGTTCATTCAATTGGTTCAAAAGCGACCAATCTCGGACTTTTAAAACAAATTCAGAAAGAAATGAAATCGTATAAAACTCCCGAATATGCTTTTGCTATTCCGTTTTATTATTTTGACCAGCATATTAAAGACAATCATTTTCAGGAGAAAATCAATGCATTGTATGCTATTCCGAAAGATTCTGTAAAGCTTCTTGATAGAGAACTTAAAGCTTTCAGAAAAACGGTCAAAAATTCAAAAGTAAATCCTGATTTGTTGAAAAAAATAGAAGAAAAGCTCAATGCACAGAATGATTTTAAAAACTTCAGATTCCGTTCTTCTACGAATGCAGAAGATATGGAAGGTTTTAACGGAGCGGGATTGTACGATTCTAAAACCGCAATCATTGGAGATGCTGATAAAACCATAGAAAAAGCAATTTTAGAAGTATGGTCGAGTTTCTGGAATTTCCGAGCTTTTCAGGAGCGTGATTTGTTTGGAATCAATCATGAAAGCTGTGCAATGGGTGTTTTGGTGCACCGTTCTTTTCCGGATGAAAAAGCTAACGGAGTTTTGGTGACAAGAAATCTTTACCGTAATCAATATGCCGGAATTACCGTGAATGTTCAGTTAGGTGAAGAATCTGTTGTAAAGCCAGAACCGGGGGTGACTTGTGATGAATTTTACTGTCACAATTTCAATTACTTGGGTTCGCTTGTAGTCGATTATCGTTCTACTTCAAGTCTCAATAGCGGAAAACCGATTCTTACCGAAGCGGAAATCAAAAAGCTGTTTGATATTTCTCCCGTTTTAGAACGCAAAATGTATCTTCTTTGGCAGAAGCGTAAAATGGTGAAAAAAAGTTATCCTCTGGATATCGAATTTAAATATTTAGGGAACGAAAAGCAATTATATATTAAGCAGGCAAGAGCTTATATGGATTGA